The nucleotide sequence TTCTTGCGAGTTAGACCCTACCATCTCGTGGTCTTATTGCCAAAAACTATAGAGTAATGATACTAATAATATGTCAACGATTTTCTGGTAAGGAGACGAGTTGAGAAGAGGTCATCTCCACGAATTTGACTGAGAACAATACCAAAGCTGGTTTTGCTCGTCAAAGTATCAATTCTCGACTATTCATTTCAACGTCGCATCATCAAACACGTATATATAAATACCTACACCTACCAACATGAAAAACCCACCACAACTTAATTACCAAGTCCtgaaacatcgatcgattcttcACATTTACATATACACATATAAAATCAAGATCCACCAGGTAAATTACATACATCTCTTGAGTTTCCGTGACGTTCTTTTATAAgttctttgtatatattaattgatttcATGATAGATATACGTAGAATGTCGCCGTCAATGATAGCGCTGGTGGTGgaagaagagaacaagaaaTACCAAAGAGGTGTGAAACATCTTTGTGACAACGGTCTGACCAAAGTGCCAACCAAATATATATGGCCTGAACCTGACCGACCCATCTTCACAAAACCCGACAAGCTcatcaaaccaaaacaaaacctaAAGCTTCCCATCATAGATATCGCCGAGCTCCTTGGACCTAACCGGTCTCATGTCCTACGAACCATAGCCGAGGCCTGCGAAAACTATGGATTCTTCCAGGTTAGTTCTCAAACCGTAAATTATATTGATTGTTATAATGAttacttgcttcctaagaaagTAAGCTATGTTAATGGGCATACAGGTGGTGAATCATGGAATGGAGGGAGACGTGAGCAGGTATATGATAGAAGTCTGTAAGAGATTCTTTGAGCTTCCGTACGAGGAGAGATCAAAGTACATGACGTCGGACATGTCGGCTCCAGTACGGTACGGCACGAGTTTTAACCAGAGCAAAGACAATATCTTTTGCTGGAGGGACTTCTTGAAACTCTCTGCACATCCTCTCCCTGATTATTTTCCTTACTGGCCTTCTTCTCCATCCGATTTCAGGTGAGATTTCCCATATATACATTCTATAAATGGAAAGTTAATTAATCttatgctgatttttttttttttgaaaataaatatagtttcaAGAAAGACAAATATAGCACGTGTTTCAAGTATTAAGCGGGTAGTTCAACATTATTACCTATATGactctataaaatattttaaatacatctGAAGAAAGATTAGCTgtcaaagtaaaaatatttggtATTGCAGCTTTAGACACATTTTATAATCTTCTGGTCACAAAGTGCAAACTCAATTAATTAATAGGGTCAGCGAATGGTATTATTTGACATAAGTTTTGTAATAGATATGTAAGTGGCGGCTTGGGAATCTATAAAGATGGGTGGAACTAAGAACtactaaataacaataaaaaaaaataacaaagaaaattAAGGTCCAATATATTAGAAGttacaacttatttttctttctacACCACTATCATTATAATAGCAGTCACGGGTTACATATCACGCGtaacattaaaatattgtgAACAAATAAAATTACATGAGCCTATAACtaaacttataaaattttaaaaacgaaaacaGGAGTTTGGCGGCTATTTACGCGAAAGAAACGAAAGAGATGTTCGATTTGATGGTGAAAGCCATATTGGAGAGCCTTGAAATCGACGGTGAGGGAGACAAGGCGGCCGAGGAGTTGAAAGAAGGTAGTCAGTTGGTGGTTGTGAACTGTTATCCGCCGTGTCCACAGCCGGAGCTGACGCTGGGGATGCCACCACACTCCGATTACGGCTTCGTGACTCTTCTTCTGCAAGACGACGTTGAAGGGCTTCAGATTATGTACCGTGACGAATGGGTCACTGTTGATCCCATTCCTGGCTCCTTTGTCGTCAACGTTGGTGATCATCTCGAGGTATTaatcatcttattcataaaaagctttcttatatatatatatttttgtcaccaaattatgaaattacattcagtaaatacatttttaagagaattgattttcACATTTTATGTTCCAAAAATTGTTTATCTGTAAgataatcaatactattaaaacaggaacATGCCCCATTGATAATAGTTGagtccaaaaaaaaatcctataatatatacttataaaaataaaccATATAATTTCTAactatatctaaatatatattttgtaaccaCTACTTTAATTCCTTAATAGTAGGAACCCACTAACAATAGCTAAAATAAAACTGTCGACTGATATAAGTTCTGTAACATATATTTCTTACAAGTCTACAACCATCTATAGTATGTAATGCTATATCAtcatcttattattattttcaaaaaagcaTACCATCCTAATATTTATACGGCTAGCCCGTAAATTGATTAAACCAAATTGGGTTATGAACTTTAATATaggctttgttttttttatatcgttAAGAAACCTGAAAACTATGATATATCTAATAACCTTAAGAAATTGGATTACGCTATTTAAATTACATATCTTCAGCAACAGAAATATTAATACTTCAAATTATAGTGGATATTctcggtttaaatttttttgtaatataaattataatattgttaGTGACTacaaattgaaatataaaatgaactttatgatatttttctttacaatatttaaaatttaaaatttaaaatacatttagaaaatatttttacatttatttatctAAAACCATCCGCAACCGCAGTTGAAAcaatttataacattttatgaTCATTGTAAAACGCCAACGATGCTATCTTAATAGAATTGTCAAAACGCAGttgaagattttttatttatattatacaaCATAAAGAGGATAATAACAAATATGCTGTATTACTGGGTGATagaaactaatataaaatattttttcataccAATTAGTTATACAGGTTTCTTGtggattttcttttattatattttacaacATATATGTACAGTGGactatcataaaattataatagataactgataataaaaataaactaatccAAATCAAACAATTAGTTCTGTTAATAGATTCATAATCTACAAATCctatcatcttttttttataaaaactaaaaatttaacttCCTGTTTATATTACAAACAGATTcataataatataactaaaaatgatAATTGAAAGTTATGTATTGGTTCAACCAGTGGTTTAACTGGTAGGACGGATTCTGAGTTTTAGCGGGTTTTATTTAATCTACACAATCATATcatctttctttttataaaactaaaaatttaacttCCTAATTAGAATACAAAAACATTCtaataatataactttaaaaaattaataattaaaagttatgtATTGATTCAACCACTGGTTTAATTGGTAGTCGGGTTCTAGGTTTTAGCGAGTTTTTGTAGGTTTTActgtattattaaataatatttttttcttaaaattcaaATCGGATTACATACCGGATCACCGGATTTACCGATTCAACCGCAGATCTGGATCGGATTTCAAAACATTGAGTACATGTGTATAGCTATGCAATATTACAAATtcaatataattatcaaaacctcttactaataatttttttaaaatggtatACAAATATGTGAttacaaaaaacataaaaattaaatttctataaaaaattaaaacaaaaaaatatacccgccctttcaAAGGGCGGGTTAGAATCtagttattttcttaaatttaaggGTTAGCGCTCTTAGCCTAACAACAAAGCTTTATAATAGATATACTaagttaagatccgcgccttgcgcggaatgaatattatatatatatatatatatattatttttaagtattatatattttttacatattatgaaataataaatatatattgaataattaaaaatttagtaactattacatatataataaattggtacaaatacttaaataaattttatttatccaaacaaacactttttctattttatatgttataaaattaagtttaaatgatattaacatagatatatagtacatttttaatattgacatatgttaaaaatattttatactcatattatttttgatcgtttgtatttctttataacaaaaattttaaatcaatgataacaataaaaaatttgtgggatgtttaatagttttagtaatttataattttaagaacattcaatgcaaagtttaaaatctatatattaagttgtcaataattgttcaaaatgtttatcaaaaaatttcaaagcaaATTCGAAATTAgaacttatgtattttatatggtatataatttattaaaaaaaatattaatatgcatatatataatatttattaaatgagacttcttacttatgtaatttcgtaatcatttgtatcttgttataacattaattttaaaccatggatcacaaaaatttcaatgtgagatttttaacaactttagtcatttatattcattttttaaaattcaaaatataatatatacaaaaaaaatctaaatttttattatatagttaatgtggttgtttaatttattttaaaatgaattaaaaatgatagaaaatagactgatttttatcaaatatttattattcaaaatcattaattgtcatatatactttagccatatTAGCTAATTtcgtgatttttatttaaggaaacaatgaagaacatttatgattaatttatggttagtttaataaaaaacttattatatatttatatggaccagcgtatttttctaaggattctaagaatgattgtggtggtgacatgtggctacaaaaatatgttgtaatgcttctcttttaatatattatggatatttttgATTGGAATAATAAATTCTTTCACTTTAAAAAATGCTTTTACGATCTTAAAGATAATAAAGCATTCCTCGTAAACAAATATTGGAAAGGATAATCCCAATTGAGATTGATTCGGATACAAGTATGGAAACTTCTATATCCCTATATTAATATAGCCTATATTAATATAGCCTTGACACTACTATTTCAGGGggaggtggggggggggggtgttcAGTGGGAGTAGAATTTTTATAGGGTTGGTTGATTCTGAAAGTTAAGAGATTTGTTAAATTTGTAAAGACTTATAAAgagtttttcatatttaaaaggTTTATGAAAATGTTCTAGCTCAAAGATTTTAAGAATCTAGAGGAGATATGTAAgatttttaaagttttgttttatgagtaaaattatctaaaatt is from Brassica napus cultivar Da-Ae unplaced genomic scaffold, Da-Ae ScsIHWf_168;HRSCAF=305, whole genome shotgun sequence and encodes:
- the LOC125598295 gene encoding probable 2-oxoglutarate-dependent dioxygenase SLC1, yielding MSPSMIALVVEEENKKYQRGVKHLCDNGLTKVPTKYIWPEPDRPIFTKPDKLIKPKQNLKLPIIDIAELLGPNRSHVLRTIAEACENYGFFQVVNHGMEGDVSRYMIEVCKRFFELPYEERSKYMTSDMSAPVRYGTSFNQSKDNIFCWRDFLKLSAHPLPDYFPYWPSSPSDFRSLAAIYAKETKEMFDLMVKAILESLEIDGEGDKAAEELKEGSQLVVVNCYPPCPQPELTLGMPPHSDYGFVTLLLQDDVEGLQIMYRDEWVTVDPIPGSFVVNVGDHLEIFSNGRYKSVLHRVLVNSTKPRISVASLHSFPLTSVVKPSPKLTDEHNPPQYMDTDFATFLQYISSREPKWKNFLESRKIHHIR